A part of Leishmania panamensis strain MHOM/PA/94/PSC-1 chromosome 34 sequence genomic DNA contains:
- a CDS encoding 4E-interacting protein, putative (TriTrypDB/GeneDB-style sysID: LpmP.34.3850) produces the protein MPPVRTMYTREELLRIASLASAMDLGPEVLRKFDVIEVAEPVPGPKRRESEPNFKSSVLTDNFSTSTAITTTGPNGSGNTGGKANHSSGMNGGGSNNHTGSSSTPGYSAGGGRGGDNRRGGGNGGRDDSGSSSFKQSGYDRFAPPEGRFSRGNRNQETFEEGIEYELRQSALQKKRVAETMEREDRKGEHLRQALEKFKQEGNDAAAAEAERETDEIERLLAGITMIDDAPKTVVRSRFFSAQGPMTASAEPPTAMPLPPPPPAATTLSFGTSASSSAPATTGVPQASVLATPAKSGTPGYATGPWSSMKSDSNLWSTAPSMASALKQSLQQPSSPAATSPPLQIRSQQPALQQSQPPTRPASDPQPGKSMGTVAAATSTNSVSAQSASGSGGFGVHAPAQASLPAPPQGSVLGSASGNSNTGIGAAIGGKAGVPTSAGQTQGPSHTSPQTPSPNLPQASRPAPATATKPAPRSGGSTGVPTGAWSAAELEFLLKKGTAVKSSAPALPSSTGASATTAQKTQPITAAELESLLMKRARQGSGATGTGMSTLPPSPPQFQQQPPPQQAPLLFANPAKTPTMPANSNPAVAPLSLQQQLPASMMAPNGAMLTPKQPLPPPPPPMPSQMPTHPQPQPPHHSQPQQHQQSPWVAMPRPPQAPPASQPSGNGSPMHNTPPLQPLAAKMQHPASMMPNGLQMPMQMNPQGQYFVDSAQLQRVYMTGQPMMFRRPDGTVFMQTQHMPQPQPQQAPPHPQQPFNPFGTNAQFLFQQQQRR, from the coding sequence ATGCCGCCGGTGCGCACTATGTACACCcgtgaggagctgctgcggatCGCATCACTTGCCAGCGCGATGGACCTGGGTCCAGAGGTGTTACGCAAGTTCGACGTCATCGAGGTTGCAGAGCCAGTCCCCGGCCCGAAGCGCCGTGAGTCAGAGCCGAATTTCAAGAGCAGCGTGTTGACAGACAACTTtagcaccagcaccgcgaTAACGACCACAGGTCCCAATGGCAGTGGCAACACGGGTGGAAAAGccaaccacagcagcggcatgaacggcggtggcagcaacaACCATACCGGCAGCTCCAGTACTCCAGGTTACAGTGCCGgaggcggccgtggcggtgacaaccgtcgcggcggtggtaaTGGCGGGCGCGATGACAGCGGCAGTAGCAGTTTTAAACAGTCAGGGTACGACCGCTTTGCGCCGCCTGAGGGACGATTTAGTCGTGGAAATCGCAACCAGGAGACCTTTGAAGAGGGAATCGAGTATGAGTTGCGGCAGAGCGCACTGCAGAAAAAGCGCGTTGCCGAGACGATGGAGCGCGAGGATCGCAAGGGAGAGCACCTGAGGCAGGCCCTGGAGAAGTTCAAGCAGGAGGgcaacgacgccgccgccgccgaggcggagagagagacggacgAGATTGAGCGGCTGTTGGCTGGCATCACAATGATCGATGACGCGCCAAAGACGGTGGTTCgctctcgcttcttctcggCCCAGGGCCCGATGACTGCCAGCGCCGAGCCGCCGACCGCGATgccgctaccaccaccaccaccagctgcGACGACACTGTCTTTCGGGACCTCCGCAAGCAGCAGTGCTCCTGCCACGACAGGGGTGCCGCAGGCAAGCGTGCTCGCAACACCCGCCAAGAGTGGAACGCCGGGCTACGCGACGGGGCCGTGGTCATCCATGAAGAGTGACTCGAATCTGTGGAGTACTGCGCCGTCCATGGCAAGTGCGCTCAAGCAGTCTCTTCAGCAGCCCTCGTCTCCAGCGGCAacgtcgccgccactgcagatCAGGTCTCAGCAGCCCGCTTTGCAGCAGTCGCAACCACCCACTCGCCCTGCAAGTGATCCTCAGCCCGGTAAGAGCATGGGCACAGTTGCCGCGGCCACATCGACAAATTCGGTGAGCGCGCAGTCCGCTAGCGGTTCAGGCGGCTTTGGCGTCCATGCGCCTGCGCAGGCGAGTCTGCCTGCACCTCCGCAGGGCTCCGTACTGGGCTCTGCCAGTGGAAATAGCAACACCGGTATCGGAGCTGCTATAGGCGGCAAGGCTGGTGTGCCGACCAGTGCCGGTCAGACACAGGGACCTTCTCACACTTCGCCCCAGACTCCGTCTCCCAATCTGCCACAAGCGTCTCGCCCTGCcccagccaccgccaccaagccagcgccgcgcagtGGTGGGTCGACCGGCGTACCCACAGGCGCCTGGTCAGCTGCGGAACTGGAGTTTCTTTTGAAGAAGGGTACTGCTGTGAAGTCAAGTGCCCCAGCACTGCCGTCGAGCACTGGCGCGTCTGCGACGACGGCGCAAAAGACTCAGCccatcacagcagcagagctggAGAGCTTGCTCATGAAGCGTGCGCGCCAGGGTAGCGGAGCGACCGGCACTGGTATGAGCACTTTacctccttcgcctccccagtttcagcagcagcctccgccgcagcaaGCACCGCTTCTTTTTGCGAACCCGGCGAAGACGCCGACCATGCCGGCGAACAGCAACCCTGCGGTTGCGCCACTCTCcctgcaacagcagctccCTGCCAGCATGATGGCTCCAAACGGTGCGATGCTGACACCTAAGCAGCCacttcctccgccgccgccgccgatgccaTCGCAGATGCCTACGCATCCCCAACCGCAACCACCCCACCATtcgcaaccgcagcagcaccaacaatCGCCGTGGGTGGCGATGCCACGGCCACCGCAGGCTCCGCCGGCCTCGCAGCCTAGCGGTAATGGAAGCCCTATGCACAACacaccgccactgcagccgtTGGCTGCAAAGATGCAGCACCCTGCTTCAATGATGCCGAATGGGCTCCAGATGCCCATGCAGATGAACCCTCAGGGACAGTACTTTGTTGATTcggctcagctgcagcgagtcTACATGACTGGCCAGCCGATGATGTTCCGCCGCCCGGATGGGACCGTGTTCATGCAGACACAGCACATGCCTCAGCCACAACCTCAGCAGGCGCCGCCCCACCCGCAGCAACCGTTCAACCCGTTCGGTACGAACGCACAGTTCCTCTttcaacaacagcagcgccgctag
- a CDS encoding mitochondrial carrier protein, putative (TriTrypDB/GeneDB-style sysID: LpmP.34.3860), with translation MMNVTLQPLRAAAAATPSSVRFFVCGLAAETVSCLVWVPIDVAKERLQSQPPSLTCRYTSSLDALQRILVNEGVRGLYKGYASTLASFGPFSAVYFVFYEYLVKRLTELYTVTVRAPMQGGRSSRNEAEPFSPATFAVALSAGAGGNVVASLLTNPLELVKTRMQVQRAVLYRRGVGASTSGLFAYRYRSLREGLVAITKEEGIRALWKGVGSRIAYTAPNAALTMSFFEFLKSQLR, from the coding sequence ATGATGAACGTCAcgctgcagccactgcgagccgccgctgctgctaccccGTCCagcgtgcgcttcttcgTGTGCGGACTGGCTGCTGAGACGGTGAGTTGCCTCGTATGGGTGCCGATTGATGTGGCAAAAGAGAGACTTCAGTCTCAACCGCCGTCACTGACGTGTCGCTACACCAGCAGCCTTgatgcactgcagcgcattCTAGTGAATGAGGGGGTTAGGGGCCTCTACAAGGGATACGCTTCTACTCTCGCGAGCTTCGGTCCATTTTCGGCCGTGTACTTCGTGTTTTATGAGTATTTGGTGAAGAGACTGACCGAGTTGTATACTGTGACTGTACGCGCGCCAATGCAGGGTGGCCGGAGCAGCCGTAACGAAGCAGAGCCTTTCTCCCCGGCGACGTTTGCAGTGGCACTTAGtgctggcgccggtggcaACGTAGTGGCGTCTCTGCTCACCAATCCGTTGGAGCTGGTGAAGACACGAATGCAAGTGCAGCGGGCCGTACTGTATCGTCGAGGTGTGGGCGCATCTACGTCGGGATTGTTTGCGTATCGCTATCGGAGCCTGCGGGAAGGGCTCGTCGCAATAacaaaggaggaagggataCGTGCACTATGGAAGGGCGTGGGCAGTCGCATCGCCTACACCGCACCGAACGCGGCGTTGACCATGAGCTTCTTTGAGTTTTTGAAGTCACAACTGCGGTGA
- a CDS encoding protein kinase, putative (TriTrypDB/GeneDB-style sysID: LpmP.34.3870) — protein MSFSNPLESLLRSIIQGGGRGDGGVGNASSQPTMVTFSTEDSSGLHPLSVLHAMGPNLVFSRGPSVSVSANPSRRGGDAASGTAGAQSASPGSVYSGGVPPMVWIQQEQQRIPLEFSATGSPNLDGTRLREEGNEAFKAGRYHEAIRYYTQAIEVDPDSEFIYTNRSFAYFNIKEFEKSAADAAKAVEINANFFKGHYRLGLAQMSLNDFGHAMESLRRAWALAPDANKEAIRVAMAKCESKMARAPMTPLLMSPGDSSPVRHSESSVGSRSSWLAAPAHLIDTQPPLGNTEVDLHELEAEIHRAAALRDETAKYVAKYNAQDIIVACNKRSDKIKSLMSIATSSELSTLSKEANEKQSQLRRAVRHQDSNAYHNARSNRDATLNKLWDTAAQAEMAIAQLKKIAKEEQNFFSQFGSVANSTPSSVPTEAASETIKSMTRACAAESTLASAPTDATTSTLSLSPASCIAPASPVLTTKALAPPPLSSAQTPDESHPAKSPSTAGTDLGQLLQRRVEINEAVRKAQKCFAATDAAGQAFLHALKAEANAMEAVGSLLAEAVELNAQLEVHARQVAQTTTKELSDVRLQALDQMSSIVERVKADMETFLKTMREGDNLLEEEAKLEQQRLLHERQRIQLQAEIEWFKIRDEPENKIQCLQIQVNRLHQRIAAIHEKQKAVQTRIMELVEQDHPELAWKSMANGSRILRLVKGSGLWQNLSFSDFQVVSTLSSTVNSKVYHALRRGEHVAVKEISIDDDAARRSFQREVNIVSSCNHPNIIRIKGVFFDGPFAYILLPYYHRGSLRTLLSKQEPMSWVAVQDMLRQLASGVAYLHERGIVHADLKPSNVLIADDGRPVISDFGIAKDHGALGVADVTLTATMSSTNGSCGLAGTMQYMAPEQLLCEAGSKAKSTGMSDMWALGVTMLEVTLQNAYFHDASLGKPNLPLLLPEQKRIEVPAKAVGGDEKLADAIASVLVEDPANRATAYDLLAHPYFSSTLSSMNSNQNSSALAKSDERIDAVRSYIYAVRRSHQQKVLVSVSRNHMVESMRDIFQHLDNDDLLSPIMVVFQGEAGIDEGALTTEMLNLFYEQMILVKKALVCAATEDADTAPSQSVGSPVASNTAGAAASASNESAIRSALFSTAPYLPAPDADGIAPDLFVLLGKVLLKSIIENRQIPLQLSSAVLKFLSDAEPSFVDLEEYDANIANTLKRLRLLSATDLEEAGLDFSHFTPEFLKAQTDGRYTTDSPLTPESVSDYIDLREKFDLVERRRTALEAMRKGFYCEPSLEHHLKLLSPSDLLLLLCGQLHVSAQVIVDALEFQGFDSTSNTPKYLKEVLLDMSQNNLRRFLQLCTAAAAVPVNGAVKKIKVLRCSDETRLPVGHGCTNQLDLPDYNDKQVIKEKLEIALAHASDGFHVV, from the coding sequence ATGAGCTTCAGCAACCCGCTCGAGTCTCTGCTACGGAGCATTATTCAAGGCGGCGGTcgtggtgacggcggcgtcggcaaTGCCAGCAGCCAACCCACTATGGTTACCTTCAGCACCGAAGATTCGTCAGGATTACACCcgctctctgtgctgcaTGCCATGGGGCCGAATCTCGTCTTCAGCCGTGGTCCCAGTGTCAGCGTGTCTGCAAATCCGAGTCgtcgcggtggcgacgccgcaTCGGGGACGGCAGGCGCGCAGTCCGCCTCCCCCGGTAGCGTgtacagcggcggcgtgcccCCCATGGTGTGGAtacagcaagagcagcagcgcatcccgCTCGAGTTCTCCGCCACTGGCAGCCCCAACCTAGACGGGACGCGGCTGCGTGAGGAGGGCAACGAGGCTTTCAAAGCAGGCCGGTACCACGAGGCGATTCGCTACTATACCCAGGCGATCGAGGTCGATCCGGACTCGGAGTTCATCTACACCAACCGATCCTTTGCCTACTTCAACATCAAAGAGTTCGAGAAGTCCGCCGCTGACGCGGCAAAGGCTGTGGAGATAAACGCGAACTTTTTCAAGGGACACTATCGGCTGGGGCTGGCGCAGATGAGCTTAAACGACTTTGGCCATGCTATGGAGAGTCTGCGCAGGGCCTGGGCGCTGGCACCCGATGCGAACAAAGAGGCCATTCGAGTAGCAATGGCGAAGTGCGAGTCGAAGATGGCGCGAGCGCCGatgacaccgctgctgatgagTCCCGGCGACTCCTCGCCCGTTCGCCACAGCGAGAGTTCTGTCGGCTCGCGCTCTTCGTGGCTGGCGGCTCCGGCACACCTCATAGACACGCAGCCTCCACTCGGCAACACTGAAGTGGACCTCCACGAGCTTGAGGCGGAGATCCACCGTGCGGCGGCCCTGCGGGACGAGACAGCGAAGTATGTGGCCAAGTACAATGCGCAGGATATTATTGTAGCGTGCAACAAGCGATCCGACAAGATCAAGTCCCTCATGAGCATCGCCACCTCCAGTGAgctctccaccctctctaAGGAGGCGAACGAGAAGCAGTCACAGCTGCGTCGTGCTGTGCGCCACCAGGACAGTAACGCCTATCACAACGCACGCAGCAACCGTGACGCGACACTCAACAAGCTGTGGGACACTGCTGCGCAGGCTGAGATGGCGATTGCGCAGCTCAAAAAAATTgccaaggaggagcagaacTTTTTCAGTCAATTTGGTTCGGTTGCCAACAGCACGCCATCCAGCGTCCCGACGGAAGCAGCGAGTGAGACGATAAAGTCCATGACGAGGGCCTGTGCAGCTGAGTCGACGCTCGCCTCAGCGCCGACCGATGCCACTACCTCAACTTTGTCCTTGTCCCCTGCCTCTTGTATTGCCCCAGCGAGCCCTGTTCTAACAACGAAGGCGttggcgccaccaccgctgtcgtcaGCGCAGACGCCAGACGAGAGCCACCCTGCCAAGAGCCCATCGACTGCTGGTACCGATCTcggtcagctgctgcaacgtcGTGTTGAGATCAACGAGGCAGTGCGAAAGGCGCAGAAGTgcttcgccgccaccgacgcagcCGGGCAGGCGTTCTTGCACGCATTGAAGGCGGAGGCAAATGCAATGGAGGCGGTAGGTTCTCTCCTCGCCGAGGCAGTGGAGCTCAACGCCCAACTGGAGGTCCATGCGCGCCAGGTGGCGCAAACCACAACGAAGGAGCTCTCCGATGTGCGGTTGCAGGCGCTGGACCAGATGAGCAGCATTGTCGAACGCGTGAAAGCAGACATGGAGACCTTCCTCAAGACGATGCGCGAGGGTGACAACCTgttagaggaggaggcaaagctTGAGCAGCAACGTCTCTTGCACGAGCGTCAGCGTATTCAGCTGCAGGCCGAAATTGAGTGGTTCAAGATTCGTGATGAGCCAGAGAATAAGATCCAGTGCTTGCAGATCCAGGTGAACCGACTGCACCAGCGTATTGCTGCCATCCACGAGAAGCAGAAGGCTGTGCAGACGCGCATCATGGAGCTGGTGGAACAGGATCACCCGGAGTTGGCGTGGAAGTCGATGGCGAATGGTTCACGAATCTTGCGGCTTGTAAAAGGCAGCGGACTGTGGCAGAAcctttccttctccgacTTCCAGGTTGTGTCGACTCTGTCGTCCACTGTGAACAGCAAGGTGTACCACGCGCTGCGTCGCGGCGAGCACGTCGCTGTGAAGGAGATCTCCATCGACGACGATGCGGCGCGCCGAAGCTTTCAGCGCGAGGTGAACATCGTCTCCTCCTGCAACCACCCCAACATTATACGTATCAAAGGTGTCTTCTTTGATGGCCCCTTCGCCTACATCCTCTTGCCCTATTACCACCGCGGCAGTCTGCGAACGTTACTGTCGAAGCAGGAGCCAATGtcgtgggtggcggtgcaggaCATGCTTCGTCAACTTGCCAGCGGCGTCGCTTATCTGCATGAGCGCGGCATTGTCCACGCTGACCTGAAGCCGTCCAACGTACTCATTGCAGATGACGGGCGGCCTGTTATCTCCGACTTCGGCATCGCCAAGGACCACGGCGCCCTCGGCGTTGCTGACGTGACGCTGACAGCTACAatgagcagcaccaacggtAGCTGCGGCCTCGCGGGTACGATGCAGTACATGGCACCTGAGCAGTTGCTGTGCGAGGCGGGCTCAAAGGCTAAGTCCACAGGCATGTCAGACATGTGGGCGCTGGGGGTCACAATGCTGGAGGTGACGCTGCAGAACGCGTACTTTCACGATGCATCGCTAGGGAAGCCAaatctgccgctgctgctcccagAGCAGAAGCGGATTGAGGTGCCGGCCAAGGctgtcggcggtgacgagAAGCTAGCCGACGCAATCGCGTCAGTGCTCGTGGAGGACCCGGCAAACCGGGCGACGGCCTACGACTTGCTGGCGCACCCGTACTTCAGCTCGACGCTCAGCTCGATGAATAGTAACCAAAACAGCAGTGCTCTGGCCAAGAGCGACGAGCGCATCGACGCCGTTCGCTCGTACATCTACGCCGTCCGCCGTAGCCATCAACAGAAGGTGCTGGTGTCCGTCTCGCGCAACCACATGGTGGAGTCCATGCGCGACATCTTTCAGCACCTCGACAACGACGACCTGCTCTCTCCCATCATGGTTGTCTTCCAGGGCGAGGCCGGCATCGACGAGGGCGCATTGACGACGGAGATGCTCAACCTGTTCTACGAACAGATGATTCTAGTGAAGAAGGCTCTCGTGTGCGCAGCTACCGAGGATGCTGATACAGCACCGTCGCAGTCCGTTGGCTCCCCTGTAGCGTCTAACACGGCaggtgcggcggcgagcgCCTCAAACGAGTCTGCGATtcgctctgctctcttctccaccgcaCCGTACCTCCCTGCGCCGGATGCGGATGGCATCGCGCCGGACCTGTTCGTGCTGCTCGGCAAGGTGCTCCTCAAGAGCATCATCGAGAATCGCCAGAttccgctgcagctgagctcAGCCGTACTCAAGTTCCTCTCCGACGCTGAGCCGTCGTTTGTGGACTTGGAGGAATATGACGCGAACATCGCGAACACGCTGAAGCGGCTGCGTCTCTTGTCCGCCACCGACCTCGAGGAGGCTGGGCTTGACTTTTCCCACTTTACCCCGGAGTTCCTGAAGGCGCAGACAGACGGCCGGTACACGACGGACTCGCCCCTCACACCCGAGAGCGTGAGCGACTACATTGACCTTCGTGAGAAGTTCGACCTGGTGGAGCGCCGGCGCacggcgctggaggcgatgagGAAAGGGTTCTACTGTGAGCCGTCTCTCGAGCACCACCTCaaacttctctctccctcggaTCTGCTGCTACTCCTATGCGGCCAGCTG